One region of Acidobacteriota bacterium genomic DNA includes:
- the sufB gene encoding Fe-S cluster assembly protein SufB, with protein MSKPAQDQRRDLTALNEDYAARYGFRDPVDYFHKGARGLDHEVVEMISRMKKEPRWMSERRHEALEVFYSKPIPQWGNTELLSEIDFDNIYYFMKPIEKQQTSWDDVPEYIKKTFDRLGIPQAERDFLGGVSAQYESEVVYHSMRDDLKKQGIVFLDMDSGLREHPDIVEKYFGSIIPTRDNKFAALNTAVWSGGSFIYVPPGVDVKVPLQAYFRINAENMGQFERTLIIADKGARVHYIEGCTAPVYSTDSLHSAVVEVIAMEGASIRYTTIQNWSRNIYNLVTKRASAHSNATVEWVDGNLGSRLTMKYPCIQLLGEGARGEILSVAFAGSGQHQDAGAKVIHAAPRTSSRITSKSISKDAGRASYRGLVKVHKNAHNSKVSVECDALLIGQEARSDTYPTMEIDCEQVRVEHEARVSKVAEEQLFYLTSRGLSEDEARLLIVNGFMEPFTKELPLEYAVELNRLIELEMEGSIG; from the coding sequence ATGTCTAAGCCCGCGCAGGACCAGAGGCGCGACCTTACGGCGCTCAACGAGGATTACGCCGCCAGGTACGGGTTTCGGGACCCGGTGGACTACTTCCACAAGGGGGCCAGGGGCCTGGACCATGAAGTAGTGGAAATGATCTCCCGGATGAAAAAGGAGCCCCGCTGGATGAGCGAGCGCCGCCACGAGGCTCTCGAAGTGTTCTACTCCAAACCGATCCCGCAGTGGGGCAATACGGAACTGCTCAGTGAGATCGACTTTGATAACATTTACTATTTCATGAAGCCGATCGAGAAGCAGCAGACGAGCTGGGATGACGTCCCCGAATATATAAAGAAGACGTTCGACCGGCTCGGGATACCGCAGGCGGAGAGAGATTTTCTCGGCGGCGTCTCGGCCCAGTATGAATCCGAGGTGGTCTACCACTCGATGCGCGACGACCTGAAGAAGCAGGGGATCGTCTTTCTCGACATGGACAGCGGCCTGAGAGAGCACCCGGACATCGTCGAGAAGTACTTCGGCTCGATCATTCCCACTCGCGACAACAAGTTTGCGGCCCTGAACACCGCCGTTTGGTCCGGCGGTTCGTTTATCTACGTTCCGCCCGGGGTCGACGTCAAGGTCCCGCTGCAGGCATATTTCCGCATCAACGCCGAGAATATGGGCCAGTTTGAGCGGACGCTGATTATCGCCGACAAAGGGGCCCGGGTGCACTATATCGAGGGCTGCACGGCGCCGGTATACTCGACCGATTCTCTGCACTCGGCGGTGGTGGAAGTGATCGCCATGGAAGGCGCCAGCATCCGGTACACGACCATCCAGAATTGGTCTCGTAACATTTACAACCTGGTCACCAAGCGCGCCTCGGCTCACAGCAATGCCACCGTCGAATGGGTCGACGGCAACCTGGGGTCGCGCCTGACGATGAAATACCCCTGCATCCAGTTGCTGGGCGAAGGGGCCCGGGGGGAGATCCTCTCCGTCGCCTTTGCCGGAAGCGGCCAGCACCAGGACGCCGGAGCCAAGGTGATTCATGCGGCCCCGCGCACGTCCTCGCGGATCACGTCCAAGTCCATCTCCAAGGACGCCGGCCGGGCCTCGTACCGCGGCCTCGTCAAGGTGCACAAGAACGCCCATAACTCCAAAGTATCGGTCGAGTGCGACGCCCTGCTGATCGGCCAGGAAGCCCGCAGCGACACCTACCCTACCATGGAAATCGACTGCGAGCAGGTGCGTGTCGAGCACGAAGCCCGGGTCTCCAAAGTCGCCGAGGAGCAATTGTTTTACCTGACCAGTCGCGGTCTGAGCGAAGACGAAGCCCGGCTCCTGATCGTCAACGGCTTCATGGAGCCGTTCACGAAGGAATTGCCGCTCGAGTATGCGGTCGAGCTCAACCGGTTGATCGAACTCGAAATGGAAGGGTCAATAGGCTGA
- the sufC gene encoding Fe-S cluster assembly ATPase SufC — protein sequence MSHKRALLAFKNVRVEIEGKEVVSGVSLTVHAGEVHAIMGPNGSGKSSLSNALMGHPSYRISQGEAFLDGRNLLEMEADERSRAGLFLAFQYPLAIPGVSVANFMRSALQAHRGKDADMTDFRKLLKSKMKELSIDPSFATRYLNDGFSGGEKKRVEILQMSVLNPKMAVLDETDSGLDIDALKTVADGINRFSGANNSVLMVTHYQRLLNYVKPDYVHVMMNGQFVTSGGPELALKLEEQGYDWVEKQFGRKAEVSDV from the coding sequence ATGAGTCATAAACGAGCACTGCTGGCGTTCAAGAACGTACGCGTAGAGATCGAGGGCAAGGAAGTTGTCTCGGGGGTGTCACTGACAGTGCACGCCGGAGAGGTGCACGCCATCATGGGGCCGAACGGGTCAGGCAAATCCTCTCTTTCCAACGCCTTGATGGGCCACCCGTCGTACCGGATATCGCAGGGCGAGGCCTTTCTGGACGGCCGGAACCTTCTGGAGATGGAAGCCGACGAGCGGTCGCGGGCCGGGCTCTTTCTGGCTTTCCAGTATCCCCTGGCGATCCCGGGCGTGTCGGTGGCCAATTTCATGCGCAGCGCCCTGCAGGCACATCGCGGCAAGGACGCCGACATGACCGACTTCAGGAAGTTGCTCAAGAGCAAGATGAAGGAGCTCTCAATCGATCCCTCGTTTGCCACCCGGTACCTCAACGACGGTTTCTCCGGCGGGGAAAAGAAGCGGGTGGAGATCCTCCAGATGTCGGTTCTCAATCCGAAGATGGCCGTTCTGGACGAAACGGATTCGGGGCTCGATATCGACGCCCTCAAGACGGTGGCCGATGGAATCAACCGGTTCAGCGGGGCCAATAACAGTGTATTGATGGTAACCCACTACCAGAGGCTCCTGAACTACGTCAAACCCGACTACGTGCACGTCATGATGAACGGTCAATTTGTGACATCCGGCGGCCCCGAACTGGCCCTCAAACTGGAGGAGCAGGGTTACGACTGGGTGGAAAAACAGTTCGGGCGTAAGGCGGAGGTCAGCGATGTCTAA
- a CDS encoding Rrf2 family transcriptional regulator, with protein sequence MRITAVEEYGLRCLISLARVGPGGQLSISEIAEIEGLSVPYASKLLSILRKAGLVVAERGRGGGFSIARRPEEITLYEALTALGGPLIDPNHCGKYTGQLETCVHGDRCSVHGVLDGLAGYVQAFLSNASLRDVLEDAPAPAERFKQGVKAGSDAPADSAGSSPHERHENRYKRTTQDKE encoded by the coding sequence ATGAGAATTACAGCAGTAGAGGAATACGGGTTGCGCTGCCTGATCAGCCTGGCGCGAGTCGGACCCGGCGGCCAGCTCTCGATCTCTGAAATCGCCGAAATCGAGGGACTGTCCGTGCCGTACGCGTCCAAGCTGTTATCTATCCTGCGCAAAGCGGGGCTTGTCGTGGCCGAACGGGGGCGCGGCGGCGGATTCAGCATTGCCCGCCGCCCGGAGGAGATTACGCTGTATGAGGCACTGACCGCGCTGGGGGGACCGCTGATCGATCCCAACCACTGCGGCAAATACACCGGGCAACTCGAAACCTGTGTGCATGGTGATCGATGCTCGGTCCACGGGGTGCTCGATGGCTTGGCCGGGTACGTGCAGGCGTTCCTCTCCAACGCCAGCCTTCGTGACGTTCTGGAAGACGCCCCGGCGCCGGCAGAACGGTTCAAGCAGGGTGTGAAGGCGGGCTCGGATGCGCCGGCCGACAGCGCGGGCAGCAGTCCGCACGAACGGCACGAAAACCGTTACAAACGCACAACTCAGGACAAGGAATAG
- a CDS encoding manganese efflux pump produces the protein MDLVNVIALAFALAFDAFAVAVAVGVRAGELERWSVFRLSFHFGFAQFGMPVIGWEAGAVIFDLVGSAGNWVAGAILLTIGGRLIWEQFRPEQRQWKGDPTRGLSLLALMFATSIDALAAGLSLALVGVDILYPAVVIGIVAAAMTVVGLVFGHALGLRFSRTAGIIGGLLLIALAVRTVIS, from the coding sequence ATGGATTTAGTAAATGTTATAGCGCTTGCCTTTGCTCTGGCCTTTGATGCCTTCGCGGTGGCGGTGGCGGTCGGTGTTCGGGCAGGGGAGTTGGAGCGCTGGTCCGTTTTTCGCCTTTCATTCCATTTCGGCTTCGCGCAGTTCGGCATGCCGGTAATTGGCTGGGAGGCTGGGGCGGTCATATTTGATCTCGTCGGGTCGGCCGGTAACTGGGTAGCCGGGGCCATTCTACTGACCATTGGCGGCCGGCTTATCTGGGAGCAGTTCAGGCCCGAACAGCGCCAGTGGAAGGGGGACCCTACCCGCGGCCTGAGCCTGCTGGCGCTGATGTTCGCGACCTCCATTGATGCCCTGGCAGCCGGGCTGTCTCTGGCGCTGGTGGGTGTGGACATTCTCTATCCGGCTGTGGTCATCGGTATCGTGGCGGCCGCGATGACCGTCGTCGGGTTGGTCTTTGGTCACGCGCTGGGACTCAGGTTCAGTCGGACTGCGGGAATCATAGGCGGCCTGCTGCTGATCGCGCTGGCCGTCAGGACGGTGATCTCGTAA
- the iorA gene encoding indolepyruvate ferredoxin oxidoreductase subunit alpha, protein MKQLLSGNEAVARGAYEAGVKLAASYPGTPSTEILETLAAQYRSIYSQWSPNEKVAFEVGIGASLGGARALVAMKHVGLNVAADPFMTFAYTGVNGGFVVVSADDPELHSSQNEQDNRYYARFAQVPMLEPADSQESKDMVITAFELSEAFDIPVMLRMTTRISHSKGVVSLGEVAVAPERKFVKNPRKYVMIPSNARVRHVALRERLEKLSRFTEETPLNFVEDNGSSIGIIAAGVAYQYAKEVAPDFDYFKIGMSYPLPLKKIADFVRAHERVIVVEELEPFMEDQIKVAGCHVRGKEYFGHLGELSPHRVAEGLKKAGVLESVTVASIPPEEGMFPRPPVLCPGCPHRGAFMALKKLGVVATGDIGCYTLGVLEPLDALDSCICMGASIGSAIGIEKVQGSDKGTVAVIGDSTFLHSGVTGLMDAVYNNSNVTVIILDNRATAMTGGQQHPGTGRTLMGEQAGQIDIGTLCKALGVKNYRDLDPYDYEATLNAVKEEIARPGPSVIRTSRPCVLMPKRIMDEPYVVDLELCNACSACFRISCPAIAASKETNKRGHPKAVIDETVCTGCTLCAQICPTEAIVLRSQFVAQ, encoded by the coding sequence ATGAAACAGTTACTTTCAGGAAACGAAGCGGTGGCCCGAGGCGCATACGAGGCGGGTGTGAAGCTTGCGGCCAGCTATCCCGGCACGCCCTCGACCGAGATTCTCGAGACCCTGGCCGCGCAGTACCGGTCCATTTACTCCCAATGGTCTCCCAATGAGAAGGTCGCCTTTGAGGTCGGTATCGGTGCCTCCCTGGGCGGGGCGCGGGCCCTGGTGGCCATGAAGCACGTCGGGCTTAATGTGGCCGCCGACCCGTTCATGACGTTTGCGTACACCGGCGTCAACGGGGGATTCGTGGTGGTTTCCGCTGATGACCCGGAGCTGCATTCCTCGCAGAACGAACAGGACAACCGATACTATGCCCGCTTCGCGCAGGTGCCGATGCTCGAGCCGGCGGACAGCCAGGAATCCAAGGACATGGTCATCACGGCTTTTGAGCTCTCGGAAGCGTTCGACATCCCGGTCATGCTGCGCATGACCACCCGCATATCGCACTCCAAGGGTGTCGTGTCGCTCGGCGAGGTGGCGGTGGCGCCGGAGCGGAAGTTCGTCAAGAATCCCCGGAAGTATGTAATGATTCCATCCAACGCCCGCGTCCGCCACGTTGCCCTGAGGGAACGGTTGGAGAAGCTGAGCAGGTTTACGGAGGAAACGCCGCTCAATTTCGTGGAGGACAACGGTTCCAGCATCGGCATTATCGCCGCAGGCGTCGCCTACCAGTACGCCAAGGAGGTTGCCCCGGACTTTGACTACTTCAAGATCGGCATGAGCTACCCGTTGCCGCTCAAGAAGATTGCCGACTTCGTTCGCGCCCACGAGCGCGTCATCGTGGTCGAGGAGCTCGAGCCGTTCATGGAGGACCAGATCAAAGTGGCCGGCTGCCACGTAAGAGGCAAGGAGTATTTTGGGCATCTCGGCGAGCTTTCGCCGCATCGCGTGGCCGAGGGGCTGAAGAAAGCCGGTGTCCTCGAATCGGTGACGGTGGCGTCCATCCCGCCCGAGGAAGGGATGTTTCCCCGGCCGCCGGTGCTCTGTCCGGGTTGCCCGCACCGGGGCGCTTTCATGGCTCTCAAGAAACTGGGTGTGGTGGCCACCGGCGACATCGGGTGCTATACGCTCGGCGTTCTGGAGCCGCTGGACGCCCTGGATTCCTGCATCTGCATGGGAGCCTCGATTGGCAGCGCCATCGGCATAGAGAAGGTCCAGGGTTCGGACAAGGGCACGGTGGCGGTGATCGGCGACTCCACTTTCCTGCACTCCGGCGTCACCGGGCTGATGGACGCCGTCTACAACAACAGCAACGTGACGGTCATCATTCTTGACAACCGCGCCACGGCCATGACGGGCGGTCAGCAGCATCCCGGAACGGGGCGCACCCTGATGGGGGAACAGGCGGGTCAGATCGACATCGGCACCCTGTGCAAGGCCCTCGGCGTCAAGAACTACCGCGATCTGGACCCCTATGACTACGAGGCTACGCTTAACGCCGTCAAGGAAGAGATAGCCCGGCCGGGCCCCTCGGTCATCCGCACCAGTCGCCCCTGCGTGCTGATGCCGAAACGCATCATGGATGAACCTTACGTGGTGGACCTGGAACTGTGCAACGCCTGTTCGGCCTGTTTCAGGATTTCCTGTCCGGCCATCGCGGCATCCAAAGAAACAAATAAGCGGGGTCATCCCAAGGCCGTCATAGATGAGACCGTGTGCACCGGCTGTACGCTGTGTGCCCAGATATGCCCAACAGAGGCGATTGTCCTCAGGAGCCAGTTTGTGGCACAGTAG
- a CDS encoding indolepyruvate oxidoreductase subunit beta, with protein MQDKDNYSILIVGVGGQGVLLASEIISEVAMTAGLDVKKSEVHGMAQRGGVVTSHVRIGPRVYSPTIEYGSADILISFEQAEGLRAVDWLRKDGIAIISGTTLIPAIVTSSRKHHYPEDAIARLREKLDRVIPVQADKIAAEIGNPRLVNTILLGVLSNYLPFERDQWTDTIKAKIKARLVDINLEAFERGRAIKLASVGA; from the coding sequence ATGCAAGACAAAGACAACTACAGTATCCTGATAGTGGGAGTCGGCGGGCAGGGCGTGCTGCTGGCCTCCGAGATTATCTCCGAGGTTGCCATGACCGCCGGACTCGACGTGAAGAAGTCGGAGGTTCATGGCATGGCTCAGCGCGGCGGCGTCGTAACCTCGCACGTGCGCATCGGTCCCAGGGTGTACTCACCGACCATCGAGTACGGCAGCGCCGATATTCTCATCTCGTTTGAGCAGGCCGAGGGACTTCGCGCGGTCGACTGGCTCCGTAAGGACGGTATCGCCATCATCTCCGGCACGACCCTGATCCCGGCCATCGTCACGTCCTCCAGGAAGCACCACTATCCCGAGGACGCCATCGCACGTCTGAGGGAAAAGCTGGACCGCGTTATCCCGGTCCAGGCCGACAAGATTGCCGCCGAGATCGGCAATCCGCGACTGGTGAATACCATACTTCTGGGTGTCCTGTCCAACTACCTGCCGTTCGAGCGTGATCAGTGGACCGACACCATCAAGGCGAAAATCAAGGCCAGGCTGGTGGATATCAACCTGGAGGCGTTTGAACGCGGTCGGGCAATCAAGCTGGCTTCGGTCGGGGCATAG
- the buk gene encoding butyrate kinase: MAALMLIINPGSTSTKTALFDGDGKVAEEVVRHDPAELRRFDNVTDQFDYRMQAIDHWIDSLKVDPDQVKAVVGRGAPLRPLEGGSYAITDQMLQDLRTARYSNHASNLGAIIARHLGERYGVPSLISDPVTVDNFTDVARVSGIPEIERKCRVHALNIKEVCRREAAKTGKRLDEVNYVAVHMGGGVSVAALRRGLVIDVNDALLGMGPFSPDRAGALPIGGLVKLCYSGKYTEKEMTDKLSKKSGLAAYVGSGDLREVEEMIDNGDEKALLYLEAMAYQIAKEIGSAAVVLAGDFEAIVLTGGMAYSKRLVDEITGRVSFFKKVVTVPGEFEMEALAAAGRRFLAGEDQLKEY, translated from the coding sequence GTGGCGGCATTGATGCTTATCATAAACCCGGGTTCGACTTCGACGAAGACGGCGCTGTTCGACGGCGACGGGAAAGTGGCCGAAGAGGTCGTCAGGCACGATCCCGCCGAACTGCGCCGGTTTGACAACGTGACGGATCAGTTCGACTACCGGATGCAGGCCATCGATCACTGGATTGACTCGCTCAAAGTCGATCCTGACCAGGTCAAGGCCGTGGTAGGGCGGGGCGCGCCCCTTCGACCGCTCGAAGGCGGCTCGTACGCGATAACCGATCAGATGCTCCAGGACTTGCGGACGGCCAGGTATTCCAACCACGCGTCCAACCTGGGGGCCATCATCGCACGGCATCTCGGCGAACGGTACGGCGTGCCGTCGCTGATATCGGACCCCGTCACGGTGGACAATTTTACGGACGTGGCGCGGGTGAGCGGTATCCCTGAGATAGAGCGCAAGTGTCGAGTGCATGCCTTGAACATCAAAGAAGTCTGTCGGCGCGAGGCCGCAAAGACCGGCAAGCGCCTGGACGAGGTCAACTACGTGGCCGTTCACATGGGCGGCGGGGTTTCCGTCGCGGCGCTGAGGCGCGGGCTTGTAATCGACGTCAACGACGCGCTGCTGGGAATGGGGCCGTTCTCTCCCGACCGCGCCGGTGCGCTGCCGATCGGCGGACTGGTCAAGCTCTGCTATTCGGGCAAGTACACCGAGAAGGAAATGACCGATAAACTGTCGAAGAAATCCGGCCTTGCGGCGTACGTCGGCAGCGGCGACCTGCGCGAGGTTGAGGAGATGATCGACAACGGTGACGAGAAGGCACTGCTGTACCTCGAGGCCATGGCCTACCAGATTGCCAAGGAGATCGGGTCTGCGGCAGTGGTCCTGGCCGGTGATTTCGAGGCGATCGTGCTGACCGGCGGGATGGCGTATTCGAAGCGCCTGGTCGACGAAATCACCGGGCGGGTGTCATTCTTTAAAAAGGTGGTGACCGTGCCCGGCGAGTTTGAAATGGAAGCGCTGGCGGCCGCCGGACGACGGTTCCTCGCGGGTGAAGATCAGTTGAAGGAATACTGA
- a CDS encoding phosphate acyltransferase, with product MDNQPIYSSDQLIERAVAVAEAGRKKTVAVAAAQDADVIGAVAEAQADGFLDGILFGDEEKIRAMAGDLKISIDNLTVKDEPDPLAAAHAAARLASEKKADAIMKGFLPTSALLKVVLDKQYGLRGPNTLSHCAVLDIPGYHKLLNFTDGGMVVRPNSEQKYQILENAVMVGRALGLSPVKVALSAATDKYTERMPHTLSDVDTVIPMVLKRLEDVVIQGPLSLDLASSRSVAERHTNTGEVLGDADIYVVDSIEEGNIIAKSLIQFAEAVFAGVIVGARVPVSLVSRTDTVKNKKASLALACVIADYYVQNRIWEN from the coding sequence GTGGATAACCAACCGATATACTCGTCGGACCAGTTGATTGAACGGGCCGTTGCCGTCGCTGAAGCAGGGCGCAAAAAAACCGTAGCGGTGGCGGCGGCGCAGGATGCCGACGTTATCGGCGCAGTGGCCGAGGCTCAGGCCGACGGGTTTCTCGACGGCATTCTGTTCGGCGATGAAGAGAAAATCAGGGCCATGGCCGGGGATCTGAAAATAAGCATCGACAATCTGACCGTGAAAGACGAGCCGGATCCCCTGGCGGCTGCTCATGCCGCGGCCAGACTCGCTTCGGAGAAAAAAGCCGACGCGATCATGAAAGGCTTCCTGCCGACGTCGGCCCTCCTGAAAGTAGTGCTCGATAAGCAGTACGGCCTGCGCGGACCGAACACTCTCTCGCACTGCGCCGTGCTTGACATCCCCGGGTACCATAAGCTGTTGAATTTCACCGACGGCGGCATGGTGGTGAGGCCGAATTCGGAGCAGAAATACCAGATCCTTGAGAATGCCGTTATGGTCGGCCGGGCGCTGGGATTGTCGCCGGTCAAGGTTGCCCTGTCGGCGGCCACCGACAAGTACACCGAGCGGATGCCGCACACCCTCTCGGACGTCGATACGGTCATACCGATGGTGCTCAAGCGTCTCGAAGACGTCGTCATCCAGGGGCCGCTCTCGCTGGATCTTGCGTCCTCCCGGTCGGTGGCGGAACGCCACACCAATACGGGGGAAGTCCTTGGTGACGCCGACATCTACGTGGTTGATTCCATTGAGGAAGGCAACATAATCGCCAAGTCGCTGATCCAGTTTGCCGAAGCCGTTTTCGCCGGCGTCATAGTCGGAGCGAGAGTCCCGGTTTCACTGGTCTCACGGACAGACACGGTGAAGAACAAAAAGGCTTCCCTGGCCCTGGCCTGCGTGATCGCGGACTACTACGTGCAAAACAGAATCTGGGAGAACTGA
- a CDS encoding phosphate acyltransferase — MLPEMEIPEVHTFEAVLERAGRKAAGLRPKAALIVPCEIDDLKAFVRAWHDRLIEPVFIGDKDRLIKTAAEHHIGLGEPRFEDVKQPDEAVTAAARMAKAGETDLIAMGQVPVARMLALLFASDQGFRLPARTVSHVAVLKPEKYRKLLLLTDSAVVVQPDLKKKVDLIKNLVFVSERIGIAGPRVAVVGAVEVIYPQMPATVEAAVLAKMGERGQIKGARVDGPLSFDVAVDMAAAYAKGIKDSPVAGQADALVAPNIEVANGVYNAMTLYGRCQIGGVIVGGRVPLAVNARADSEAARYNSIVLSVLAC; from the coding sequence ATGCTGCCGGAAATGGAAATCCCCGAGGTACACACGTTCGAGGCCGTACTCGAGCGCGCCGGACGCAAAGCGGCGGGCCTCAGGCCGAAGGCCGCCCTGATCGTGCCGTGCGAGATCGACGACCTCAAGGCGTTTGTGCGTGCCTGGCATGACCGGCTCATCGAGCCGGTCTTCATCGGCGACAAGGATCGGCTTATAAAGACTGCCGCCGAGCATCATATCGGCCTGGGCGAACCCCGTTTCGAAGACGTGAAGCAGCCTGACGAGGCGGTGACGGCGGCGGCCCGGATGGCGAAAGCCGGGGAGACCGACCTGATCGCCATGGGGCAGGTGCCGGTCGCCCGCATGCTCGCGCTGCTGTTTGCCTCCGACCAGGGTTTCCGACTGCCCGCCAGGACCGTCTCTCACGTCGCCGTGCTGAAACCCGAGAAGTATCGAAAACTGCTCCTGCTGACCGACAGTGCGGTGGTGGTGCAACCGGACCTCAAGAAAAAAGTCGATCTGATCAAGAACTTGGTTTTCGTCTCTGAGCGGATCGGCATCGCCGGCCCCAGGGTGGCCGTGGTGGGCGCGGTTGAAGTCATCTACCCGCAGATGCCGGCGACAGTGGAGGCGGCGGTGCTGGCCAAGATGGGAGAACGCGGGCAGATCAAAGGGGCCAGGGTCGACGGGCCGCTCTCCTTTGACGTGGCGGTGGACATGGCCGCCGCCTATGCCAAGGGCATCAAGGACTCACCCGTGGCCGGTCAGGCGGACGCTCTGGTAGCTCCCAACATCGAGGTTGCCAACGGCGTATACAATGCCATGACGCTATATGGTCGGTGCCAGATAGGCGGTGTGATCGTCGGTGGCAGGGTGCCTCTTGCGGTAAACGCCCGGGCCGATTCTGAGGCCGCGCGTTACAATTCGATCGTGCTTTCCGTTCTTGCCTGCTGA
- a CDS encoding sugar phosphate nucleotidyltransferase — MIYGIIMAGGKGERFWPLSRLDRPKQFLKLTSDMTMLDETIGRIQMMIPLERLRIVTAESMAGMVLDSADCLKPEHIFAEPCGRNTSLAIGLAAVHIRRADPEAVMVVLSADHLIRPAEKLIKILEDGCRIAAKDDVLITVGIVPTRPETSYGYIKLGKPYPFEGGTTVYEVMAFTEKPKTVVAQEYYYSHKYLWNAGMFIWTAESILKALAEHRADVYAMLMEYADAIGTDGEADARTRLYEKSPSISVDYAVLEKAGNVLTMKADIVWDDVGSWNALERYKERDSDNNVVVGSAVLHDSFETTVFNDSEGVVTCLGVSDLVVVRSSNITLVAHKTKLLQIKELLNKLGEDEETRKYL, encoded by the coding sequence GTGATTTACGGTATAATTATGGCTGGCGGCAAAGGTGAACGATTCTGGCCGCTGTCGCGATTGGACAGGCCCAAGCAATTCCTCAAGTTGACATCCGATATGACTATGCTTGACGAGACTATCGGACGTATCCAGATGATGATACCGCTCGAGAGGTTGCGCATTGTCACGGCCGAATCCATGGCCGGAATGGTTCTGGATTCAGCCGATTGCCTGAAGCCCGAGCACATCTTTGCCGAACCGTGCGGGCGAAACACCAGCCTGGCCATCGGGCTTGCAGCCGTGCACATCAGGCGTGCCGACCCGGAGGCCGTTATGGTCGTGCTCTCGGCCGATCATCTGATCCGACCGGCGGAGAAGCTGATCAAGATCCTCGAGGACGGCTGCCGCATTGCCGCCAAAGACGACGTGCTGATTACTGTCGGTATTGTGCCGACCCGTCCGGAGACGAGCTACGGGTATATCAAGTTGGGCAAGCCGTACCCGTTTGAAGGTGGAACCACCGTATACGAGGTCATGGCCTTTACCGAGAAACCGAAGACGGTGGTGGCCCAGGAATACTATTACAGTCACAAGTACCTGTGGAACGCGGGCATGTTCATCTGGACGGCGGAGTCCATTCTCAAGGCGCTGGCGGAGCATCGCGCCGACGTGTACGCCATGCTCATGGAGTACGCGGATGCCATCGGCACCGACGGGGAAGCGGATGCGCGCACCCGCCTCTACGAGAAGTCGCCCTCGATCTCGGTGGACTATGCGGTGCTGGAAAAAGCCGGGAACGTTCTGACCATGAAGGCGGACATCGTCTGGGACGACGTCGGCAGCTGGAATGCACTGGAACGATACAAGGAACGGGATTCCGACAACAACGTCGTCGTCGGCAGCGCGGTTCTGCATGACTCGTTCGAAACCACCGTGTTCAACGACAGTGAAGGCGTGGTCACGTGCCTCGGCGTTTCCGATCTCGTCGTGGTGCGTTCGTCGAACATAACACTGGTCGCCCACAAGACCAAGCTCCTACAGATAAAGGAGCTGCTGAACAAGCTCGGTGAAGATGAAGAAACTCGAAAGTATCTGTAG
- a CDS encoding SPOR domain-containing protein — protein sequence MKKLESICSLVSLLVVLAWAASCTSPRAVRQEGRTERPPTTLDARGFNPLELPRDTEIVPLEHPRAGAVTGRQALVGPGDFTPVTDTAAPVALDVPEVIDTVNSQAYRVQIFTSKLFGEARRAAVIAEEIFDRPVFVDYEVPYFKVRVGNFDSRDRAEAYLQKTRAAGYNNAWVVMVTLNVREAPGLYENLPILGPSPDSTVSDSVQYDEDGY from the coding sequence ATGAAGAAACTCGAAAGTATCTGTAGCCTGGTGTCCCTGCTGGTGGTCCTGGCGTGGGCGGCCTCGTGCACGTCTCCCCGGGCGGTGCGCCAGGAGGGCCGCACGGAAAGACCGCCGACCACGCTGGATGCCCGCGGTTTCAATCCACTCGAACTGCCGCGCGATACGGAAATCGTTCCCCTGGAGCACCCGCGTGCGGGCGCTGTGACCGGACGGCAGGCCCTGGTCGGCCCCGGGGACTTCACACCGGTAACGGATACGGCCGCTCCGGTAGCGCTGGACGTTCCGGAGGTGATCGACACCGTGAATAGCCAGGCCTACCGGGTGCAGATATTTACGAGCAAGCTGTTCGGTGAAGCGCGCCGGGCAGCGGTCATCGCCGAGGAGATCTTTGACCGCCCCGTCTTTGTTGACTACGAAGTGCCGTATTTCAAGGTCCGGGTCGGCAATTTCGACTCGCGCGACAGAGCCGAGGCCTATCTTCAGAAAACTCGGGCGGCCGGCTATAACAACGCGTGGGTCGTGATGGTTACCCTCAACGTCAGGGAAGCACCGGGATTGTATGAGAATCTGCCCATCCTTGGACCTTCCCCCGACAGCACCGTCTCAGACAGTGTTCAGTATGACGAAGATGGCTACTGA